One stretch of Bosea vaviloviae DNA includes these proteins:
- a CDS encoding ABC transporter permease, translating to MSTFLVQRLMQALVLLLIVSMIGFAILHLAPGGPLSQFAAGGEMSQEDLDRITEQLGLNRALPVQYAEWLWRMLRGDWGLSYRDHQPVLHIIASHIGATLELMLTSTLLAMLLGAWIGILGAIKRYSLFDSLATIGAMIALSIPTFWFGLVVIYVFSVGLGWLPSGNRYTIGDGSFLNQIHHLIGPCIVLALVSTAVWSRYMRSSMLEVINQDYIRTARAKGVPEGQILLRHAFRNALLPMITITGLHVPTLLSGALVTETVFTWPGMGRLFLDSISYRDYPVVMGILMFTAVLVLLGSLIADLLYGVADPRIARNG from the coding sequence TGATGCAGGCGCTGGTCCTGCTGCTCATCGTCTCGATGATCGGCTTCGCCATCCTGCACCTGGCCCCGGGCGGGCCGCTCTCGCAATTCGCCGCCGGCGGCGAGATGAGCCAGGAGGATCTCGACCGCATCACCGAGCAGCTCGGCCTCAACCGCGCGCTGCCGGTGCAATATGCGGAATGGCTCTGGCGCATGCTGCGCGGCGATTGGGGCCTGTCCTATCGCGACCACCAGCCGGTGCTCCACATCATCGCCTCCCATATCGGGGCGACGCTGGAATTGATGCTGACCTCGACGCTGCTCGCCATGCTGCTCGGCGCCTGGATCGGCATTCTCGGCGCGATCAAGCGCTACTCGCTGTTCGACAGCCTGGCGACGATCGGCGCGATGATCGCGCTCTCGATCCCGACCTTCTGGTTCGGTCTGGTCGTGATCTATGTCTTCTCGGTCGGGCTCGGCTGGCTGCCCTCGGGCAATCGCTACACCATCGGCGACGGTTCCTTCCTCAACCAGATCCACCATCTGATCGGACCCTGCATCGTGCTGGCGCTGGTCTCGACCGCGGTCTGGAGCCGTTACATGCGCTCCTCGATGCTGGAGGTGATCAACCAGGACTATATCCGCACCGCCCGCGCCAAGGGCGTGCCGGAGGGTCAGATCCTGCTGCGCCACGCCTTCCGCAATGCGCTCCTGCCGATGATCACCATCACCGGCCTGCATGTGCCGACCCTGCTCAGCGGGGCGCTGGTGACGGAGACCGTCTTCACCTGGCCGGGCATGGGCCGGCTCTTTCTCGATTCGATCAGCTATCGCGACTATCCCGTCGTGATGGGCATCCTGATGTTCACCGCCGTGCTCGTCCTGTTGGGAAGCCTGATCGCCGACCTGCTCTATGGCGTCGCGGATCCGCGCATCGCGAGGAACGGTTGA
- a CDS encoding ABC transporter permease → MNDAPFTASTAEPALPPAPTAWNSPGFRRFRRHKLAVFGAAAIVTMTLACIFGPMLLPYNDTFIDIRQRFAPPFSGPHVLGTDPLGRDILARLLMAGRISLAVGFSAMIISMAIGIFVGMVAGFYEGAIGATLMRFVDAMLCFPSIFLLLAISALISPSVPSIVMLIAMTSWMEVARVVEAQMRSLRRREFAQAAVAMGASNARIMVRELLPNAVAPIVVAATLNVAHAILAESYISFLGYGIQPPTPSWGNMLEGAQSYLTSAPWLAILPGAAITLAVTSFNFVGDGLRDALDPRMDLP, encoded by the coding sequence ATGAACGACGCTCCCTTCACCGCCAGCACGGCAGAGCCGGCGCTGCCGCCCGCGCCGACCGCCTGGAACAGCCCGGGCTTTCGCCGCTTCCGCCGCCACAAGCTCGCGGTTTTCGGCGCGGCGGCGATCGTCACGATGACGCTCGCCTGCATCTTCGGGCCGATGCTGCTGCCCTATAACGACACCTTCATCGACATCCGGCAGCGCTTTGCGCCGCCCTTCTCCGGCCCGCATGTGCTGGGTACCGACCCGCTCGGGCGCGACATCCTCGCGCGTCTGCTGATGGCCGGGCGGATCTCGCTTGCGGTCGGCTTTTCCGCGATGATCATCAGCATGGCGATCGGCATCTTCGTCGGCATGGTCGCGGGCTTCTATGAAGGCGCCATCGGCGCCACGCTGATGCGCTTCGTCGATGCGATGCTGTGCTTTCCCTCGATCTTCCTGCTGCTCGCCATCTCCGCGCTAATCTCGCCTTCCGTCCCCTCGATCGTGATGCTGATCGCGATGACCTCCTGGATGGAGGTGGCGCGCGTCGTCGAGGCGCAGATGCGCTCGCTGCGCCGGCGGGAATTCGCTCAAGCCGCCGTCGCTATGGGTGCGAGCAATGCTCGCATCATGGTGCGCGAACTGCTGCCGAACGCGGTCGCGCCCATCGTCGTGGCCGCGACGCTGAACGTGGCGCATGCGATCCTGGCCGAGAGCTACATCTCCTTCCTCGGCTACGGCATCCAGCCGCCGACGCCGAGCTGGGGCAATATGCTGGAGGGCGCGCAGAGCTACCTCACCAGCGCGCCCTGGCTCGCGATCCTGCCGGGAGCCGCGATCACGCTCGCCGTCACCAGCTTCAACTTCGTCGGCGACGGCTTGCGCGATGCGCTCGATCCGCGCATGGACCTGCCGTGA